In Gemmatimonadota bacterium, a genomic segment contains:
- a CDS encoding flagellar biosynthesis protein FlgA yields the protein MIYHQLFAQIDRTVRVGVIGTGHYATALVTQSRVVDQLDVPVVCDTNPDAAQNAYHHAGLDTDKTIICDTTQQAAKAIEQGKHVILTDAMQMMDLPLDVIVESTGVPSAGAKHGIEAIRHGKHVAMVSKETDVTVGPILKHLADKAGRVYTAVDGDQHGLLMGLVQWARSLGLEVLCGGKSLDSDRVYDPQTNAIVWSRGKIQIPDEQIFSAQNPSAHIAQRRQIMGELGSIAGYDITELTIAANATGLIPDIDTLHTPVVRTVEIPEVLAPKEDGGILSHRGVIDCVSCLRQANEPGLGGGVFIVIACENAYSRHILTTKGLIPNKKGTTALIYRPYHLCGVETPITTLVAGLLNLPTGTTDYRPSFDVVGRAKEPLKAGDQIGNDHSKNIEYLMRPALPVAPDNPLPFHMANGNTLSRDIPAGAFITASAIQPEDNDPLWTIRKEQDAYFLK from the coding sequence ATGATCTATCACCAGCTCTTCGCCCAAATTGACCGCACCGTACGCGTCGGCGTCATCGGCACCGGACATTACGCCACAGCCCTCGTCACACAATCGCGCGTCGTCGATCAACTCGACGTACCCGTCGTCTGCGACACAAACCCGGACGCAGCCCAAAATGCATATCATCACGCGGGCCTGGACACCGACAAAACCATCATCTGCGACACCACCCAACAGGCAGCCAAAGCCATCGAACAGGGCAAACACGTCATCCTCACCGACGCCATGCAAATGATGGACCTGCCCCTCGACGTCATCGTCGAATCCACAGGCGTCCCCAGTGCAGGCGCAAAACACGGCATAGAAGCCATCCGACACGGCAAACACGTCGCCATGGTATCCAAAGAAACCGACGTCACCGTCGGACCCATCCTCAAACACCTCGCAGACAAAGCCGGACGCGTCTATACCGCTGTTGACGGCGACCAGCACGGCCTGCTCATGGGCCTCGTACAATGGGCGCGCAGCCTGGGCCTCGAAGTCCTCTGCGGGGGCAAATCACTCGACTCCGACCGCGTTTACGACCCGCAAACCAACGCCATCGTATGGTCCAGGGGCAAAATCCAGATCCCCGACGAACAGATATTCTCCGCCCAAAATCCCTCGGCTCACATCGCACAACGCCGCCAGATCATGGGCGAACTCGGCTCCATCGCCGGTTACGACATCACCGAACTCACCATCGCCGCCAATGCCACCGGCCTCATACCCGATATAGACACCCTGCACACCCCCGTAGTCCGCACCGTTGAGATACCCGAAGTCCTCGCACCCAAAGAAGACGGCGGCATCTTATCCCACCGCGGCGTCATCGACTGCGTCTCCTGCCTGCGCCAGGCAAACGAACCCGGCCTCGGCGGCGGCGTCTTCATCGTCATCGCCTGTGAAAACGCCTACTCCCGCCACATCCTCACCACCAAAGGACTCATCCCCAACAAAAAAGGCACCACAGCCCTCATCTACCGACCCTATCACCTCTGCGGCGTTGAAACACCCATCACAACACTCGTCGCGGGCCTCTTAAACCTGCCCACGGGCACCACCGACTATCGCCCCTCCTTCGACGTTGTGGGCCGTGCAAAAGAACCCCTCAAAGCCGGCGACCAGATCGGCAACGACCACAGCAAAAACATCGAATACCTCATGCGCCCTGCGCTACCCGTCGCGCCCGACAACCCCCTGCCCTTTCACATGGCCAACGGCAATACGCTAAGCCGGGACATCCCCGCTGGCGCATTCATCACAGCAAGCGCGATTCAACCAGAAGACAACGACCCCCTCTGGACAATACGCAAAGAACAGGACGCATATTTTCTAAAATAA
- the acnA gene encoding aconitate hydratase AcnA, whose amino-acid sequence MSQTHNPLNSRDTLSTMAGDLAIFRLDRLEVDGVGAVSDLPFSVRVLLEAALRNLDGYQVREEDVETLANWTNPNPIEIPFKPARVVLQDFTGVPSLVDLAALRSAMGRMGGDAKRVEPLIPVDLVVDHSVQVDSFANSDALRRNAEIEFERNRERYEFLRWGANAFESFRVVPPLTGIVHQVNLEYLAKGVIVRDGVAFPDSLVGADSHTTMINGLGVVGWGVGGIEAEAVMLGQPIYMLTPEVVGFKLDGQLPEGTTATDLTLTVVQMLREKGVVDKFVEFYGTGLTGIGLADRATIANMAPEYGATMGFFPVDDETLRYLARTGRTAEEVDVVERYAKEQGLFRTDDTPEPRFTDALELDLSTVEPSLAGPKRPQDRIALGQMKDAFEGALRAPVGNSGFGLDDDEVQKRTNGALGHGAVVIAAITSCTNTSNPSVMVAAGLLAKKAAEKGLKVHAHVKTSLAPGSRVVSDYLDQAGLTPYLEQLGFHTVGYGCTTCIGNSGPLPDPVVAAIHEDDLVAASVLSGNRNFEGRVHPHVKANYLASPPLVVAYALAGRVDLDLTAEPIGVDGDGNAVFLRDLWPSQDEIGDTIARALKPDMFEARYGNVFEGNEMWNAVGGQEGDLYGWQAESTYVQEPPFFVDLSPELDAITDIRGARVLARLGDSVTTDHISPAGSIAVDSPAGQFLIARGVAPKDFNSYGSRRGNHEVMMRGTFANIRIRNSLAPGTEGGVTVHLPSGEQMSIYDAAMQYVDEGVPSIVIAGAEYGSGSSRDWAAKGPLLLGVRAVLVESFERIHRSNLVGMGVLPLEFVAGENAESLGLTGREVYDITGLSDDLQPLQDVTVTATDEDGNVKSFSATVRIDTPVEIDYYRNGGILHTVLRGFLKG is encoded by the coding sequence ATGAGTCAAACGCATAATCCTTTGAATTCGCGCGATACACTTTCTACTATGGCGGGTGATCTCGCGATTTTTCGGCTGGATCGGTTGGAGGTTGATGGGGTTGGGGCGGTGTCGGATTTGCCGTTTTCCGTGCGGGTGCTGCTCGAGGCGGCGTTGCGCAATCTGGATGGGTATCAGGTGCGGGAGGAGGATGTGGAGACGCTGGCGAATTGGACCAATCCCAATCCGATAGAGATACCGTTTAAGCCCGCGCGGGTGGTGTTGCAGGATTTTACGGGTGTGCCTTCGCTGGTGGATCTGGCGGCGTTGCGTTCGGCTATGGGACGCATGGGGGGCGATGCAAAGCGGGTTGAGCCGCTGATTCCGGTGGATCTGGTTGTGGATCATTCGGTGCAGGTGGATAGTTTTGCAAATTCGGATGCGTTGCGGAGAAATGCAGAGATCGAGTTTGAGCGCAATCGGGAGCGGTACGAGTTTTTGCGCTGGGGTGCGAATGCTTTCGAGAGTTTCAGGGTGGTGCCGCCGCTGACGGGTATTGTGCATCAGGTCAATCTGGAGTATCTGGCGAAGGGGGTTATTGTCCGGGATGGCGTGGCTTTTCCCGATAGTCTGGTGGGGGCAGATTCTCATACGACGATGATTAATGGCCTGGGTGTGGTGGGCTGGGGTGTGGGGGGTATTGAGGCGGAGGCGGTGATGCTGGGGCAGCCGATTTATATGCTGACGCCCGAGGTTGTCGGGTTCAAATTGGATGGGCAGTTGCCCGAGGGTACGACGGCGACGGATTTGACGTTGACGGTGGTTCAGATGTTGCGCGAGAAGGGCGTGGTGGATAAGTTTGTCGAGTTTTACGGTACGGGATTGACGGGTATTGGGCTGGCTGATCGCGCGACGATTGCAAATATGGCGCCGGAATACGGGGCGACGATGGGGTTTTTCCCGGTGGATGATGAGACGCTGCGCTATTTGGCGCGCACGGGTCGCACGGCGGAAGAGGTGGATGTGGTTGAGCGGTACGCGAAGGAGCAGGGTTTGTTCCGTACAGATGATACGCCGGAGCCGCGGTTTACGGATGCGCTTGAACTGGATTTGAGTACGGTGGAGCCGAGTTTGGCGGGTCCAAAACGGCCGCAGGATCGCATTGCGCTGGGGCAGATGAAGGATGCGTTTGAGGGCGCGTTGCGCGCACCCGTGGGCAATAGTGGTTTTGGGCTGGATGATGATGAGGTTCAAAAGAGGACGAATGGCGCGCTGGGGCACGGGGCGGTGGTGATTGCCGCGATTACGAGTTGTACCAATACGAGCAATCCGTCTGTGATGGTGGCCGCTGGTTTGTTGGCGAAGAAGGCGGCGGAGAAGGGGTTGAAGGTTCACGCGCATGTGAAGACGAGTCTGGCACCGGGTTCGCGCGTGGTGTCGGATTATCTCGACCAGGCGGGTTTGACGCCGTATTTGGAGCAGCTCGGGTTTCATACGGTGGGGTATGGCTGTACGACGTGTATTGGCAATAGTGGCCCGTTGCCCGATCCGGTGGTTGCCGCGATTCACGAGGATGATCTGGTCGCTGCGTCGGTGTTGAGTGGGAATCGCAATTTTGAAGGTCGCGTGCATCCGCATGTGAAGGCGAATTATCTGGCGTCGCCGCCGCTGGTTGTGGCTTATGCTCTGGCGGGGCGGGTGGATCTGGATTTGACTGCCGAGCCGATAGGTGTGGATGGGGATGGCAATGCGGTGTTTTTGCGCGATCTCTGGCCCAGTCAGGATGAGATTGGCGATACGATTGCACGGGCGCTCAAGCCGGATATGTTTGAGGCGCGTTATGGCAATGTGTTTGAGGGCAATGAGATGTGGAATGCGGTTGGCGGGCAAGAGGGGGATCTCTATGGGTGGCAGGCGGAGAGTACTTATGTGCAGGAGCCGCCGTTTTTTGTGGATTTATCGCCGGAGTTAGACGCGATTACAGATATTAGAGGTGCGCGGGTGCTGGCGCGATTGGGCGATTCGGTGACGACGGATCACATTTCTCCGGCGGGTTCGATTGCGGTGGATAGTCCGGCGGGGCAGTTTTTGATTGCTCGAGGGGTTGCGCCGAAGGATTTCAATTCTTATGGTTCGCGGCGGGGTAATCACGAGGTGATGATGCGGGGTACGTTTGCGAATATTCGCATTCGCAATTCGCTGGCGCCAGGGACAGAGGGCGGGGTGACGGTGCATCTGCCTTCGGGTGAGCAGATGAGTATTTACGATGCGGCGATGCAGTATGTGGATGAGGGCGTGCCGTCGATTGTGATCGCGGGCGCGGAGTACGGTTCGGGGTCGTCGCGCGATTGGGCGGCTAAGGGTCCGTTACTTCTGGGCGTGCGCGCGGTGCTTGTGGAGAGTTTTGAACGCATTCACCGCAGCAATCTGGTGGGTATGGGGGTGTTGCCGCTGGAGTTTGTGGCGGGCGAGAATGCCGAGTCGCTGGGGCTTACGGGGCGGGAGGTGTACGATATTACGGGTCTGAGCGATGATTTGCAGCCTTTGCAAGATGTGACGGTGACGGCGACGGATGAGGATGGGAATGTGAAGTCGTTTTCTGCGACGGTGCGTATCGATACGCCCGTGGAGATCGATTATTATCGCAATGGGGGGATTTTGCATACGGTGTTGCGGGGTTTTTTGAAGGGGTGA